The Solanum lycopersicum chromosome 8, SLM_r2.1 DNA segment CAAACATCTAAAATTGGGCCAACAAAAAAGGGAAAACCCATATTTGGGTCCATTATTTACAACAACTCGATTTTGACCGTCGAGTCAATGCCATACGCGTGGGTCACTCGGGTCACTGGGTAATGTCATGGTACATATGTCCATCAAGTAATtggagattattatttttttttgacatgcACCAACTATGggacccaaaaaaaattagaatgacATGTCATCTCATCTCCGACAACGGGAGTCGTTGATTTGTGAAGGAATGGTTGAGATCCCTTGTCTAGAAAGTTCGTCAAGAACGCTCTCCGTTGAAGGAGCTTTTAGGCCCAAAGGAAGTGGTAACCATGGTTTGGTTATTGCCTCTTTTACTACTTTATCAATCACCTCATCCGCCTGCACCacaaccaacaaaaaaaaaattaagaaaataattatttttttcgcGATCTTAAAAATGTTCTAATTTTTATATCcgaaacataaatttttttttactctatCAAGTTACTAGGAAACCAATAATAGCTTTAGAAAAGAATGTACTTGTGATAAAATGACTACAACCAGTCTTTGAACCAATGTGAGACAATCTAATAGTGACAACTAATTATACATAATGGTTAaacaatatattctttttttccccTCACATCGTAGATAAATTAGCCATCTATGAGATTACACTGAGTATATTGTTGTATCATATGTAATTTAAATCCATTTTGGAGATGATTGGTAAAGTTTAACCCAGTACTTCCTTCATTACACTATTATCAAAAGAGTTCTAGGCCAAAGGATGTGTTCgatatgaaggaaaatgttctCCACGAAAATGTTTTCGAGGAGGATAAGTggtttcttgtttatttttttatgttcggTAAGTAAACAAAAACTATTATCCCAAGAGAATTTGTACATAATTTAGACAAATATTATGGAAGGGGATGGAGGCTACGAGGATGTGGTGAAGATGAATTGTGTTGGAGAGAGGAGAGGAGTTAGGACACGATCGATGTGGAATACAATCCTTGTTGAGACAATCTTACCGGGTGAAGATCAAACGACTTCTCTAGCATGCTATATCTGTTATGTGTTCCATGTGGCCGGTACACTCCAGCATTCTGCAGAATCCAATCGACGTGCCATTAAGAACTCAATACAAGAGTGCAAACTCATAAATTAGCTCAAGAACATTCCTAAACTGAACAGAAGTATCTAATGGGCGCGATAGTGCTAATGTATTCACCTGAGGATATGGTGGATATGATCCAAGCGACGGTGACATGATAGGGGAGCCCCATGTATCAGCATGCAGCTGCATTATTAGAAAACATAAGTTTTTTAGGCATGGTATTTCTTAGACCCATAGTATTTAACATAGGCATGTCAGGTGGTCAAGCTCAGAAGGTAATTAATAGTTCTGCGAAGGACGAAGAGTGTTTACCTCTGGACGAGGCGTCCAGTGCCAAGTCTCTGCAGGTTTCCATCCCGGATAGTAAGGTGAACCCCACACTTGTAAACCGTTCGGATAACTTGCTGGTGTTACCCAAGCAGGATAGAACTGACCACCTGGGGCAACATGATTAGAATGATATTGTGGGAATGTCATGATAGGTTTATGAGGATAGTAACTTCTTTGGACTGAATCTATTGGTTGCGGATTAGGCCATCTTCTTTCTACTTCCTTTGGCAAAATTTGCTTTCGATGCATTCTGTATTTCTGCTTGGAAATCGAAAGGCAATACTATGGTTAAGTGGAAAGATATGTCAACATTCAACTTTATTGTAGCACAACTGTTATACTACATCTCCTCGCAGGAAATGTGGTCAAGATTTAGTACTATCTTGTTTTCCGAAATGTTAGAAAGGATATGAAAGAGCAGAACTCACAAACCTGGAGATGGCTAGCTACGTTATGTCTCGTTAAGCCCTCTACTTTCATCAGGTCCAGTATTCGAGAAGGAATGGCTTGATCTATACCGAGTTGCTCTACTGCTTGAACAAACTTCTTGTGTAGTTCAGGTGTCCAATCTACCTGAATCCAaaggaaaatatcaaacttATTCCCCTGAAACATGTGATTCAAACTTCCGAGAATGAAGAATTATTTAACCTCCGGCCAGTCAACTATATTCAAGGCTGAAATGACCGACAAGTATAGCTTACGTACTATACTAATTACCATATGTCAGATTCATACACTGTTTGAGAAGTTCAAACTTCGAGATAACAAAATGAGCTCCGTATTCATCTTATAAGCAAAATCTTGAAAGCTCCACTACAATTAATAAATCATAGACAAAATGAAACTTGAAGAGGATGTTCAGTGATACCCATGAACTTCTCGAAGAACTTAACAGTTCATAAGGTTAAATTGATTAATGCAAGATGAGAAAGATACATGCAACTCCACATCTAATATCTGCATCTcatccctttttttaaaaaagaagagataAATAACGAAAGATACATGACTGATGAGCTAGAGAAGCAATCAAGAAGCTTGTTTTAAGAATGCATGCGGATTTTATGCAACCAGTAAACAAAACATATTGATATTCTTGGACTTAAACATTATGGAAATTTGAAAGCATAATTACTGTCATTATTTTTCTACGAAAACCAGGCATCATTTCTTCCATCTTACCTTTATCTTCTTCCTATTGGATTTAGTCCCATTTGAACTATGAGGACCAGATGCTTTACTAGGTTCAGCAGAATGCATAATGCTATTGTCAGGGCAGTCGTTACTTCGTGAAGTGGTAGCGATATCAGTCTCCGTCTTTAGATCAGGAGATGAAACATTATCCTCTTTCAAAATAATATCTCCTTGCTGTACAGTAGGACTTGTTTGGACATTATTCTCAGCAAGTGAATTGTTATAAGTAGTTTCGACGGATTTAGTGTCAGCATCATGTTCCCCACTGTCTTGGTCAGTTGAGAAGATAGTATGATCATGGCAGTCACCATCATCGACGGATCGCACTCCTTGTTTCAATTGTGGGGTTGAGGGAGCAGGGTATTTATCACAGCCCGATGACTGTTCAGTATTGCTTTCCGCTACTGCAGTGGGAGGTTCTGTTCCATTTGAACTTTTGTCATCTGCTTCACCCATTTCTAGTTGTAACTGCAGCATCGAGAGGACAGAATCTTTTACCGGCTCAAGTGATTTGGACACATCCTTTCTAGTATTGAATGCCTGTTGCAACCAAATAAGATCAGGATTTCCTTTTCATATTATAGGAATACTGATTTGAAAGAACATAAGCTTATTGACTGAAGTCTCCGTTAGAAACCTTGTGAACTACATGCTGCCatatatttttgagtttatcaTCTGACAATGGTTTCTGAAGGAACTCAACTGCGCCTAGCTGCAAAATATCGAACCACATTATTACCAGAAACAATTAGCATCAAATGAAAATATGAGCCCCAAGATCTCACCGCAATACATTTCATCATGGTACTAAGAGAATGTATATTTGATGTCACTGCACGAAGTAAACGAAGCTCTCTTAGACATGTTTAGCATTTAAAACATAGAAGACCACTTATTAAACGGTTCTTAACACAAACAAAAGGAATGAATGAAACCAAAGATCTAACTAGATAAAGCAAGGATTCATTTCCATCCAAACAAAGTTGGAACACAGGAAGTTCTTTTTTATGTTACAAGTTCAAAGACTTAAATATTCTAGCAATTCTAACTCCGCCAATGTTATCATATCTGCTTAAACCAAGTCTAGTTGCAATCGCATCACTTATTTTTTCGTATGTTTAGCACTCACTTATAGTTGGTAGATCTTTGGCACTTTCAAGAAACCGTAGAACCCCATCACTGTTGCCTGCACTTACCTGTGCCAATTAACAGACAAATTCATCAAGTTAGAATAACCTTTCGACCTGTGCTCATATTTTATTGATCGACTACTGTTATAGCTGCAGAAAGAACCCCAAAAATGAAACTAGTACCTCCACAATGGCAACATGAAAGCCCTCGGATTTGCTTGAGATTGCAGTCAAAGCTTCGCTCTCGTTGCAGAACGAGTAGACTGCAATTACATGGTGTGTTATAACACATGAAAACAATAATGACCTTTCGTGAAGATTCACGAAATGAAACAAATTCAAGACCTCTACAAGTGATGCAACAAATTTGTGACCAAAAAAACAAGCTAAGGACTGAGCAAAATGTCACCctaatcatatattaataagtttGAAGCTTCAAAAGAACTACTTATATTCTGCTAGTCACATTACTTACAAAAGTGATTCCGAGCATTCAACAACCAGTAATTACCCCAAATTTTGAAACAACATACATAGATACTCcgtccgtttcaaaaagaatgattctttcttttatgacatcttaattttcaactttttcacATGATAATTGGTATGTTTAAGACTACAAGATAAAAGatcattttgatacatttaacATAAGAGTTCTTTATTGTCTTAAACTCTGTATCAAGTCATACCagccaaacaaattgaaacaagtATAAACTTGCAAGAACCATAAAAAGAAAGTTGAAATTCTATACTGTAAAAGAGTATCTCTGCAGCACACcaagaaaaagtaaaagtatGAATCTTGAATTACTTAAATGCTTTTCATCTTAAAATAGAACTATTTCCCCTTGGTAGTAAATGTAAAGTTCTTTCCACATATAAGGAGAAATCAACAAAGAAACAGACCAAGCAATGCACAATTAACTTGCAAAACCAAAACAAGGAACATAGAGGGTTAAACACTAGGTGCGAGTAAGTATTTTTCGACTATTTTACAACTACTTTACCTATGTAGTCCATTTTCTCAAGCCTTGATTTCATCTCAGCAGCAGAGTTGCTATCTTCATCAAGAAGTAGGACTTTAAGCCCCTTTGGGAAATCTTTCCAACCCAATAATTCATTCTCAATGCAAATCATTTCTAAAAAGGCATCCTTTTTAGTCCCTCCAACTCGGTCACTTTTTAATCAGTCATTAACTATTCAATCTGCACACCCAAAAATGAATTCCCCTCAGACATTAAAACAATATAATCCATGGTCTGCAGAGGGTAGAATGTACGCATACCTTGAACTaaagaggttgtttccgatttatgctaaaaaaaaaacaatctttagaaaaaaaatgtcatagaatcaacagaaaacctaaaaaatacaaaatcatcTTCTTTTTCCAACAAACCTTATAAAGCTTGAATCTTTAACATCACATAACAAAAAAGGGAAGAGGTAAAGACtgtatttttatcttaaaataagaagaagaagaaaaaaa contains these protein-coding regions:
- the LOC101261945 gene encoding two-component response regulator-like APRR2-like, giving the protein MICIENELLGWKDFPKGLKVLLLDEDSNSAAEMKSRLEKMDYIVYSFCNESEALTAISSKSEGFHVAIVEVSAGNSDGVLRFLESAKDLPTIMTSNIHSLSTMMKCIALGAVEFLQKPLSDDKLKNIWQHVVHKAFNTRKDVSKSLEPVKDSVLSMLQLQLEMGEADDKSSNGTEPPTAVAESNTEQSSGCDKYPAPSTPQLKQGVRSVDDGDCHDHTIFSTDQDSGEHDADTKSVETTYNNSLAENNVQTSPTVQQGDIILKEDNVSSPDLKTETDIATTSRSNDCPDNSIMHSAEPSKASGPHSSNGTKSNRKKIKVDWTPELHKKFVQAVEQLGIDQAIPSRILDLMKVEGLTRHNVASHLQKYRMHRKQILPKEVERRWPNPQPIDSVQRSYYPHKPIMTFPQYHSNHVAPGGQFYPAWVTPASYPNGLQVWGSPYYPGWKPAETWHWTPRPELHADTWGSPIMSPSLGSYPPYPQNAGVYRPHGTHNRYSMLEKSFDLHPADEVIDKVVKEAITKPWLPLPLGLKAPSTESVLDELSRQGISTIPSQINDSRCRR